The following are from one region of the Anaeropeptidivorans aminofermentans genome:
- a CDS encoding ATP-binding cassette domain-containing protein gives MQWRRRPNIMKESSKEGVLVKNVLNSIIKFDLHIHSKASEYKESAGIVDQSTKENLGVLLAQLNRHNVALFSITDHNRFDPELYAEINSILTQSDHPYPNVRAVLAGVEFDVIIDEGMGKCHIIAIFDANNEADKFNRINAGLQTNLLTDTQEAYAKKDFEDILKATGLDTILIASQRKNIHNQSGNHNSLSDSAINVEEIIRVGYINALEFQKPKVEGILLNNLKELQLPISLFSGSDCHDWSCYPYHDSRNQNKDFYHSKAKVLPTFKGLLMAVTSPETRFNCSENNSTSIIDSIEIKDQLLPLVNGINAIIGENGSGKTTLLKLLNGKTSEAHVKKLVRDNALKANNAIDPQKIRYIEQGQIIRKFNEKTLFSAGGETNFKELDCLPFKEAYSTYSDALKKGIETLIAKQDALSSLSKHIITYEDGMIAKNYYIDITGNESFESTDNPHEKAHKDIDNLLKKANALLSDAYFEQYKKQLERVVSELKSISDDVDRKWKTVNYEANVKNIIHGSIDDYLRKVKENSSTKDREIKEYGKKKRQLIDAVTAAIKASVMDIEWTATPPILEGATKNPKQGFYFNREAAYNGVSMLDSFYTKMFVKEYRDPQKLQEIKTFELFSTAIMGCTSTTDISTKWTENFEKFIADATKTNDYIMDGADQQVGNTLGEMSLSYYKFFTQDDQDWSVLIIDQPEDNISNNNISQKLIGYFNAIRDRKQIIFVTHNPLLVVNLDVDNVIFVKNNNGEISTYNGCLEYEDEQTDILDLIAKNMDGGKETIEKRLKVYGKSHKTDHER, from the coding sequence ATGCAGTGGCGGCGTAGACCAAACATAATGAAAGAAAGTAGCAAAGAGGGTGTTTTGGTGAAGAACGTACTAAATTCGATTATAAAGTTTGATTTACATATTCACTCGAAAGCAAGTGAATACAAAGAGAGTGCAGGCATTGTTGACCAATCCACTAAAGAAAACCTCGGGGTGCTTCTCGCTCAACTTAACCGGCACAATGTTGCACTTTTTTCAATAACAGACCATAACCGCTTTGACCCAGAGCTTTATGCGGAAATCAACAGTATTTTGACGCAAAGCGACCATCCCTATCCTAATGTCAGGGCTGTATTAGCTGGAGTAGAGTTTGATGTTATTATCGATGAGGGAATGGGTAAATGTCACATTATAGCAATATTTGATGCAAACAATGAAGCTGATAAGTTTAACAGAATTAATGCTGGTCTACAAACAAATTTATTGACGGATACCCAAGAAGCATATGCTAAGAAAGATTTTGAGGATATTCTAAAAGCTACTGGTCTTGATACAATTTTAATTGCATCACAGAGGAAAAATATCCATAATCAAAGCGGCAATCATAACTCGCTAAGCGACTCGGCAATCAATGTAGAAGAAATCATTAGGGTTGGCTATATAAATGCCCTTGAATTTCAAAAGCCTAAGGTTGAAGGGATATTGCTTAATAACCTAAAAGAGTTGCAGCTGCCAATTTCCCTTTTTTCGGGGAGTGACTGCCATGATTGGTCTTGTTATCCATATCATGATTCCAGAAATCAAAACAAAGACTTCTATCATTCTAAGGCTAAAGTATTGCCTACCTTCAAAGGACTGCTTATGGCTGTTACTTCGCCAGAGACAAGATTTAACTGTAGCGAGAATAACAGCACAAGCATTATTGACAGCATAGAAATAAAAGATCAGCTGCTTCCCCTTGTAAATGGCATAAATGCAATTATAGGCGAAAATGGATCTGGCAAAACCACATTGCTGAAATTACTCAATGGGAAAACATCAGAAGCGCATGTAAAAAAACTTGTACGTGATAATGCTCTCAAAGCAAATAATGCTATTGATCCTCAAAAGATAAGGTATATTGAGCAAGGGCAAATAATAAGAAAATTCAATGAAAAAACCTTGTTTTCGGCTGGTGGTGAGACCAACTTCAAAGAGTTGGATTGTTTGCCATTCAAAGAAGCGTATTCTACATATTCTGATGCCTTGAAAAAAGGGATTGAAACGCTTATTGCGAAGCAAGACGCATTGAGTTCTCTTTCTAAGCACATCATCACCTATGAAGATGGAATGATTGCAAAAAACTACTACATTGATATTACGGGCAATGAAAGCTTCGAAAGCACAGACAACCCACACGAAAAAGCGCATAAAGATATTGATAACCTACTGAAAAAAGCAAATGCCTTATTAAGTGATGCCTACTTTGAACAGTATAAAAAACAGTTAGAACGAGTTGTTAGTGAATTAAAATCTATAAGTGATGATGTTGACCGCAAGTGGAAAACAGTAAACTATGAAGCAAATGTCAAGAATATTATACATGGCTCCATAGATGATTATTTGCGAAAAGTAAAGGAAAACTCATCAACAAAGGATCGAGAGATTAAGGAATATGGAAAGAAAAAGCGGCAGTTGATTGATGCTGTCACTGCGGCTATCAAAGCTTCTGTGATGGATATTGAGTGGACTGCTACCCCACCTATTTTGGAAGGAGCAACTAAAAATCCGAAGCAAGGATTTTACTTTAACCGTGAGGCTGCATATAACGGGGTTTCTATGTTGGATAGCTTTTATACGAAAATGTTTGTAAAGGAATATAGGGATCCCCAAAAGCTTCAAGAGATCAAGACATTTGAATTGTTTTCAACAGCAATCATGGGGTGTACTTCTACTACAGATATCAGCACAAAGTGGACAGAGAATTTCGAAAAATTTATCGCAGATGCTACAAAGACAAATGATTATATAATGGATGGGGCTGACCAACAAGTAGGAAACACACTTGGAGAAATGTCGCTATCTTATTATAAATTCTTCACGCAGGACGATCAGGACTGGAGTGTCTTAATAATAGACCAGCCTGAAGATAATATATCTAATAATAATATCAGCCAAAAGCTGATTGGATATTTTAACGCTATACGAGATAGAAAGCAAATTATTTTTGTGACTCATAATCCTCTATTAGTTGTCAACTTGGATGTAGATAACGTAATCTTTGTTAAGAATAATAATGGTGAAATTTCAACCTATAATGGATGTTTAGAGTATGAAGATGAACAAACCGATATCCTTGACCTCATTGCAAAGAACATGGATGGCGGAAAGGAAACTATAGAAAAGAGGCTAAAGGTCTATGGAAAAAGTCATAAAACTGATCATGAACGCTGA
- a CDS encoding CobW family GTP-binding protein encodes MAEIYIISGFLGAGKTTLIQKLLKEGFQDKKIALIENDFGDISVDAALLKSGNVEVTEINSGCICCNLSGNFIKALQELLRRFKPDAIFIEPSGVGKLSDIIKSCSDKSIRPLAKVTAKITVADVKRFKIYLNNFGEFFEDQIQNADTILLRHSEDFHHKVNEVIELIKELNKNAAILSRPWDKISVEEILPPKYNTNTPTLLHKHVKKCSSNHHNCNHVHHNEISSYACNHSHSAEEVFDTVTIRTSKAFTAEDLKSRISYMERNAEGTILRAKGILKGINGYIHLQYLPENFEITNCPVNGDMLCIIGQGLNRQELINLFDGE; translated from the coding sequence ATGGCTGAAATATATATCATTTCAGGGTTTTTAGGAGCAGGAAAAACCACTTTGATTCAGAAACTGCTTAAAGAGGGCTTTCAAGATAAGAAGATAGCTCTTATAGAAAATGATTTTGGGGATATAAGCGTTGATGCTGCGCTTTTGAAATCTGGCAATGTTGAAGTTACCGAAATAAATTCAGGCTGTATATGCTGCAATCTTTCAGGCAATTTTATAAAAGCATTGCAGGAGCTGTTAAGACGATTCAAGCCCGATGCCATATTCATTGAACCTTCAGGCGTCGGAAAATTGTCGGATATTATAAAGTCCTGTTCTGATAAAAGTATCAGGCCTCTTGCTAAAGTTACAGCGAAAATAACCGTTGCCGATGTTAAAAGGTTCAAAATATATCTTAATAATTTCGGTGAATTTTTTGAAGACCAGATTCAAAATGCGGATACGATCCTTTTAAGGCATTCAGAAGATTTTCACCATAAAGTAAACGAAGTAATTGAGCTCATTAAGGAACTTAATAAAAATGCCGCTATTCTATCCAGGCCATGGGATAAAATCTCTGTAGAAGAAATTCTTCCTCCCAAATATAATACTAATACTCCCACACTCTTACATAAACATGTTAAAAAATGCAGCAGCAATCATCATAACTGCAATCACGTTCACCATAATGAGATAAGCTCTTATGCTTGCAATCATTCCCACTCAGCCGAAGAAGTATTTGACACTGTTACTATAAGGACTTCAAAGGCTTTTACTGCAGAAGATTTAAAGTCACGGATATCTTATATGGAACGGAACGCAGAAGGAACTATTCTACGGGCAAAGGGCATTTTAAAAGGAATAAACGGATATATTCATTTGCAATATCTTCCCGAAAACTTTGAAATAACAAATTGCCCTGTCAACGGAGATATGCTCTGTATTATAGGTCAGGGGCTTAACCGCCAGGAGCTTATAAATCTCTTTGATGGGGAGTGA
- a CDS encoding DEAD/DEAH box helicase family protein — MQTNFDFLLKDPQFEPFAEAAVSAERVLPISPALCATACRTALEFAVKWVYSVDGSLTMPYEDKLVTLISTENFKDLIPSGMSTKLNYLRKVGNNATHNPKGVSRDQAVLALQNLHSFLDFVAYCYGTDYKEIAFDKSLLDVLTHTAAPVTPEPPEELDFAALLDENFPKREKLTAKRVAQLKQGYTVKPMDMTEAETRKAYIDVMLQDAGWQRGPHWVEEYPIDEMPNKAGKGKADYVLLGDNGLPLAVIEAKRTSVNVEKGRQQAKLYADFLEKKTGQRPVIFLTNGYETRIWSDKYYPERQVSGIYSKRDLEKEFNKMHDRTSLKGVRVSDEISNRYYQKEAIQAVCDAFGERNRRKALLVMATGSGKTRTVISLVDVLIRHGWVKNVLFLADRNALVTQAKRAFHNQLPNLSLCNLTEGKEEASARAVFSTYQTMMNCIDATCDEKGDRLFTPGHFDLIIVDEAHRSIYNKYKDIFTYFDALLVGLTATPKDEIDKNTYGIFDLESGVPTYGYELSRAVKDGYLVDFVSIETELKFMTEGITYADLSPEEQEEYENTFADEDGNIPDSIDSSALNEWIFNQDTIKKALHVLMQHGQRVKYGEKIGKTIVFAKNHKHAEKILEVWNKEFPGYPTHYARVIDNYANYAQSLIDDFSDKSKFPQIAISVDMLDTGVDVPEILNLVFFKKVLSRAKFWQMIGRGTRICEGLIDGKDKQQFYIFDLCGNFDFFRLHTKGREAGTVATLQERTFNTKVEMVYKLQELPFQTERMQSYRKELVRNLVTQIKALPRENFAVKQHLRIIDKYQGEDDFSTLTYENTLQIAEHVAPLILPSGDDVSAARFDQLIYQIELAMLTEKSYKRAKNDVLRKADELSKYGTIPAIAAQKDLLEQILHNNFLERAGISDYEDIRVKLRDLIKFVPESDRVRYDTDFTDDILTMEWNESQLDNDDLAQYKKKVNYYILQHQDIPAIAKLKGNRPLTPVDVHALEHILWNELGTKEQYDAQYGKTPLGELVRSIVGLDQKAANEAFSRFLNDAELDSRQMYFVRQVVNYIVKNGMLKDLSVLQESPFTDQGSVSELFDDVAVFMDLRAVIEGINRNAVAA, encoded by the coding sequence ATGCAGACCAACTTTGATTTTCTACTAAAAGACCCACAATTTGAGCCATTTGCCGAGGCTGCGGTTTCGGCGGAACGTGTTCTGCCCATTTCTCCGGCTCTGTGCGCTACAGCTTGCCGCACGGCGCTGGAGTTTGCGGTGAAGTGGGTCTACAGCGTGGATGGCTCTCTCACGATGCCTTACGAGGACAAGCTGGTCACTCTCATCAGTACCGAGAATTTTAAAGATTTGATTCCGTCCGGCATGAGCACAAAGCTGAACTATTTGCGCAAGGTGGGCAACAACGCCACCCACAACCCCAAGGGGGTCAGCCGTGATCAGGCGGTACTGGCGCTGCAAAATCTACATAGTTTTCTGGATTTTGTCGCCTATTGCTACGGAACGGACTATAAAGAAATTGCCTTTGACAAATCCCTATTGGATGTGTTGACGCATACCGCAGCGCCTGTTACACCGGAACCACCGGAAGAATTGGATTTCGCTGCTTTGCTGGACGAGAACTTTCCCAAGAGAGAAAAGCTCACCGCCAAGCGTGTAGCACAGCTCAAACAGGGCTATACCGTCAAGCCCATGGATATGACCGAGGCCGAAACCCGCAAGGCATATATTGACGTAATGCTGCAGGACGCAGGCTGGCAGCGCGGCCCCCATTGGGTGGAGGAATATCCCATTGATGAGATGCCCAATAAAGCAGGCAAAGGCAAAGCCGATTATGTGCTGCTGGGGGATAACGGCCTGCCTTTGGCGGTCATCGAGGCCAAGCGCACCAGTGTCAACGTAGAAAAGGGCCGCCAGCAGGCCAAGCTTTATGCCGATTTTCTGGAAAAGAAAACCGGTCAGCGCCCTGTTATCTTCCTAACCAATGGCTATGAAACCCGCATCTGGAGCGACAAATATTATCCGGAGCGGCAGGTTTCTGGCATCTACTCCAAGCGTGACTTGGAAAAAGAGTTTAATAAAATGCACGATCGTACCTCTCTTAAAGGTGTGCGGGTCAGCGACGAAATATCCAACCGCTATTATCAAAAAGAAGCCATTCAGGCGGTCTGCGATGCATTTGGTGAGCGGAACCGGCGCAAAGCTCTGCTGGTCATGGCCACTGGAAGTGGAAAAACAAGAACGGTCATTTCCCTGGTAGACGTACTCATCCGGCATGGCTGGGTGAAAAACGTGTTGTTTTTAGCAGATCGAAACGCTTTGGTCACGCAGGCAAAGCGTGCCTTTCACAACCAGCTTCCGAACCTTTCCCTGTGCAACCTCACCGAGGGCAAGGAAGAGGCAAGCGCCCGCGCGGTGTTCTCCACTTACCAGACGATGATGAACTGTATTGACGCAACCTGTGATGAAAAGGGGGATCGGCTGTTTACTCCGGGGCATTTTGACCTCATCATTGTAGATGAGGCCCACCGCAGCATTTACAATAAATATAAGGATATTTTCACTTACTTTGACGCGCTTCTGGTTGGCCTGACGGCTACGCCCAAGGACGAGATTGATAAAAACACCTATGGCATTTTCGACCTGGAAAGCGGGGTGCCGACCTATGGGTACGAGCTTTCCCGAGCGGTGAAGGACGGTTATCTGGTAGACTTTGTTTCCATTGAGACCGAACTGAAATTCATGACCGAAGGCATTACCTATGCGGATCTTTCTCCGGAAGAACAGGAAGAGTATGAAAACACCTTTGCCGATGAAGACGGCAACATTCCAGACAGCATTGATTCCAGCGCACTCAATGAGTGGATTTTCAATCAGGATACTATTAAAAAGGCACTGCATGTTCTCATGCAGCACGGTCAGCGCGTGAAATATGGTGAGAAAATCGGAAAGACCATCGTTTTTGCAAAAAACCATAAGCATGCGGAGAAAATTCTTGAGGTGTGGAATAAGGAGTTTCCGGGCTATCCAACACACTACGCTCGTGTGATCGACAACTACGCCAATTACGCACAAAGCTTAATTGACGATTTTTCGGATAAGAGCAAGTTTCCGCAGATCGCTATTTCTGTGGATATGTTGGACACCGGCGTTGATGTGCCGGAGATATTAAATCTTGTCTTTTTTAAAAAGGTACTTAGCCGCGCGAAGTTTTGGCAAATGATTGGGCGCGGTACACGCATCTGTGAAGGGTTGATTGACGGCAAAGACAAGCAGCAGTTTTATATCTTTGATTTGTGCGGAAATTTTGATTTCTTTCGGTTACACACCAAGGGACGAGAAGCCGGAACGGTTGCCACTTTGCAGGAGCGCACCTTCAATACAAAAGTGGAAATGGTGTATAAGCTGCAAGAACTCCCCTTCCAAACGGAGCGGATGCAAAGCTATCGTAAAGAACTGGTTCGAAATTTGGTAACGCAGATAAAAGCGCTACCAAGAGAAAATTTTGCCGTTAAGCAGCATTTGCGTATCATTGACAAATACCAGGGCGAAGATGATTTTTCTACGTTGACCTATGAAAACACGCTGCAGATTGCGGAGCACGTCGCGCCGCTGATTTTGCCGTCAGGCGACGATGTTTCTGCCGCTCGTTTCGACCAGCTTATTTACCAGATTGAGCTTGCGATGCTGACTGAAAAGAGTTACAAACGGGCAAAAAACGATGTGCTCCGCAAGGCGGATGAACTTTCCAAATACGGTACGATTCCGGCTATTGCAGCGCAAAAAGACTTGCTGGAGCAGATACTGCATAACAATTTTTTGGAACGAGCAGGGATATCGGATTACGAGGATATTCGTGTCAAATTACGTGATTTGATCAAATTTGTTCCTGAAAGCGATCGGGTGCGTTACGATACTGACTTTACCGACGACATTCTTACTATGGAATGGAACGAATCGCAGTTGGATAACGATGATCTGGCTCAGTATAAGAAAAAAGTGAATTATTATATTTTGCAGCATCAAGACATTCCCGCTATTGCCAAGCTAAAAGGTAATCGACCTTTGACGCCGGTGGACGTGCACGCACTGGAACATATTCTTTGGAATGAATTAGGCACGAAGGAGCAGTATGATGCACAGTATGGTAAAACACCACTAGGTGAGCTTGTGCGCTCTATCGTTGGCCTTGACCAAAAGGCGGCAAACGAGGCATTCTCCCGCTTTCTCAACGATGCGGAGCTGGACAGCAGACAGATGTACTTTGTTCGGCAGGTCGTGAACTACATCGTAAAAAACGGTATGCTGAAGGACTTGTCTGTGCTACAGGAAAGTCCATTTACGGATCAGGGCAGTGTCAGCGAACTGTTTGATGATGTGGCGGTGTTTATGGATTTGCGGGCTGTGATTGAGGGGATTAATCGGAATGCAGTGGCGGCGTAG